A DNA window from Plasmodium vinckei vinckei genome assembly, chromosome: PVVCY_10 contains the following coding sequences:
- a CDS encoding stomatin-like protein translates to MNSLCEISWKKGALIHCNKILLHHNNNNISKNCTRLIGQVRNCYGYNKNINILNGQKYINRKNPRIGIFYENRYNYYTSSDNKKNYKKIWNNLGFIIIPQQTAYIIERLGKYKKTLLGGIHFLVPFIDKVAYVFSLKEETITIPNQTAITKDNVTLNIDGVLYIKCENPYYASYAIDDAIFAVTQLAQVTMRTELGKLTLDTTFLERDNLNEKIVKAINESSKNWGIKCMRYEIRDIILPVNIKNAMEKQAEAERRKRAEILQSEGERESEINIAIGKKKKSILVAEGQAFAIKAKADATAEAIDIIANKIKKLDSHNAIALHIAEQYIEAFSNICKNNNTVVIPADLNNVGGLISQSLSIYNNIKKSQKKEPDQMQTNDYSGENVLLQSDDRINDS, encoded by the coding sequence atgaattcaTTATGTGAAATATCATGGAAGAAAGGGGCTTTAATTCATTGCAATAAAATACTATTacatcataataataataatataagtaAGAATTGTACAAGATTGATAGGTCAAGTCAGAAATTGTTATGGTTATAATAagaatattaatatattaaatggacaaaaatatataaatcgAAAAAATCCTAGAATaggtatattttatgaaaatcgatataattattatacaagtagtgataataaaaaaaattataaaaaaatatggaataaTTTAggatttataataataccaCAACAAAcagcatatataattgaaaGGTtaggaaaatataaaaaaacattattagGAGGAATTCATTTTCTTGTACCTTTTATTGATAAAGTAGCTTatgtattttcattaaaagaAGAAACTATTACTATACCAAATCAAACAGCTATAACAAAAGATAATGTTACACTAAATATTGATggtgtattatatataaaatgtgaaaACCCTTATTATGCTTCTTATGCTATTGATGATGCAATTTTTGCTGTTACCCAATTAGCACAAGTTACTATGAGAACCGAATTAGGGAAACTTACTTTAGATACAACATTTTTAGAACGagataatttaaatgaaaaaatagttaAAGCTATTAATGAATCATCAAAAAATTGGGGTATAAAATGTATGAGATATGAGATTCGTGATATTATATTGCctgttaatataaaaaatgcaatGGAAAAACAAGCAGAAGCTGAAAGACGAAAAAGAGCTGAAATATTACAAAGTGAAGGAGAGAGAGAaagtgaaataaatattgctattggaaaaaaaaaaaaatcaatttTAGTTGCAGAAGGGCAAGCATTTGCTATAAAAGCAAAAGCAGATGCAACAGCAGAAGCTATAGATATTAttgcaaataaaattaaaaaactaGATTCACATAATGCTATTGCATTACATATAGCTGAACAATATATTGAAgctttttcaaatatttgtaaaaataataacacaGTGGTTATTCCTGctgatttaaataatgttgGTGGTTTAATATCTCAGTCTTTgtctatatataacaatattaaaaaatcacaaaaaaaagaaccAGATCAAATGCAAACAAATGATTATTCAGGtgaaaatgtattattacAATCAGATGATAGAATTAATGATAGTTAA
- a CDS encoding 26S proteasome non-ATPase regulatory subunit 9, putative encodes MEINEFNELVKQRECIENEIKENLEFLESPENKNIGMNGKLIDPEGFPRNDIDIYKIRIARNKIICLKNDYLNINKKIEEYLHEIHSSKPAIRVERNKGNYSNNNEDLNSINIKPITNKEDIEFAKNNIFALVDEIIENSPSHKAGIKLNDQIFEFADIKKEGNNIDMNNTNNIFKKISDFMKQNPSKIQLKILRQEAIYHCNIFPDKTPTGLYIGCHLAPITKLSS; translated from the coding sequence ATGGAGATAAACGAATTTAATGAGCTTGTCAAACAACGGGAATgtatagaaaatgaaataaaagagaATCTCGAATTTTTAGAAAGTcctgaaaataaaaatattggaaTGAATGGAAAATTAATAGATCCAGAAGGGTTTCCACGTAAtgatatagatatatataaaattcgAATTgctagaaataaaataatatgtctAAAAAATGACTatttaaacataaataaaaaaatcgaaGAATATTTACATGAAATACATAGCTCAAAACCCGCTATAAGAGTAGAAAGAAATAAAGGAAATTATTCAAACAACAACGAAGATCTAAAtagtattaatattaaaccGATAACTAACAAAGAAGATATTGAAtttgcaaaaaataatatttttgcttTAGTCGATGAAATTATAGAAAATTCCCCATCACATAAAGCAGGTATAAAACTTAATGATCAGATTTTCGAATTTgcagatataaaaaaagaagggaataatattgatatgaataatacaaataatatatttaaaaaaatatcagaTTTTATGAAACAAAATCCTTCTAAAATTCAACTTAAAATTCTAAGACAGGAAGCTATATATCattgtaatatatttcctGATAAAACACCGACAGGCTTATATATTGGATGTCATTTAGCACCgataacaaaattatcaaGTTAG
- a CDS encoding 40S ribosomal protein S11, putative has protein sequence MATALDVQHERAYQKQEGASFFNSKKIKKGSKTYTRYWKNVGMGFAVPKEAKEGVYVDKKCPFTGNVAIRGRILKGMVISNKMKRTIIIRRNYLHYVKKYNRFEKRHKNIPCHCSPCFDVKEGDIVTVGQCRPLSKTVRFNVLHVEKHQIFGSARKQFVLF, from the exons ATGGCTACAGCATTAGATGTTCAG caCGAGAGAGCTTACCAAAAGCAAGAAGGAGCAAGCTTTTTCAActccaaaaaaataaaaaagggatCTAAAACCTATACCAGATATTGGAAAAATGTAGGAATGGGATTTGCCGTTCCAAAGGAAGCCAAAGAAGGTGTTTATGTTGACAAAAAATGCCCATTCACTGGAAATGTAGCAATTAGAGGAAGAATATTAAA AGGTATGGTCATatcaaacaaaatgaagagAACCATCATTATTAGAAGAAACTATTTACATTacgtaaaaaaatataacagaTTTGAAAAAAGACACAAAAACATTCCATGCCATTGTTCCCCATGTTTTGATGTAAAGGAAGGAGATATCGTTACAGTTGGTCAATGCAG GCCCTTATCCAAAACTGTCCGATTCAACGTATTACATGTAGAAAAACATCAAATTTTTGGAAGTGCAAGAAAacaatttgttttattttag